In the genome of Nonomuraea sp. NBC_00507, the window ACCATGCGCATCTCACCGGACGGCATACGCAGGGTGGCGTACTGGCCTTCCTTGGCGAGCAGCTGGATCTGGGCACCCGCGCTACGGCCGAGCTTGGCGCCGCCGCCCGGACGGAGCTCCACCGCGTGGATGAAGGTACCGGTCGGGATGTTGCGCAGCGGCAGGCAGTTGCCCGGCTTGATGTCGGCCGCGGGGCCGTTCTCGATACGATCGCCCTGCTTGAGGCCGGTCGGCGCGATGATGTAGCGCTTCTCGCCGTCGGCGTAGTGGAGCAGAGCGATATTGGCGGTGCGGTTGGGGTCGTACTCGATGTGAGCGACCTTGGCCGGAATGCCGTCCTTGTCATGCCTACGGAAGTCAATGATCCGGTAGGCGCGCTTGTGACCGCCGCCCTGGTGGCGTGCGGTGACCCGGCCGTGTACGTTGCGGCCGCCCTTGCCGTGAAGGGGCGCAAGCAACGACTTCTCGGGCTCGCTGCGGGTGATCTCGGAGAAGTCCGAGACACTCGATCCGCGGCGACCCGGAGTGGTCGGCTTGTACTTACGGATGCCCATCTTTTTCGTTCATCCTTCGTCGGTTACATGGATGAGCCCGCCGCACCGAAGTGCGACGGTCTCGCCCCGCGGGCCTGTTCGGCCCGCGCACTATCTGTGGCTGCTAGCCGATCTGACCGAAGATGTCGATCCGATCGCCCTCAACCAGGCTCACGATCGCGCGCTTGGTGTCGGGACGCTTGCCGAAACCGGTGCGGGTGCGCTTGCGCTTGCCCTGCCGGTTGATCGTGTTCACGTCGGTGACCTTGACCCCGAAGATCTGCTCAACAGCGATCTTGACCTGGGTCTTGTTCGCGGTCGTCTTCACCAGGAACGTGTACTTGTTGTGCTCATCGATCAGGCCGTAGCTCTTCTCAGAGACGACCGGCTTGATGATGACGTCGCGCGGGTCGGCGATCTTGTCCATCAGGCCTCTTCCTTCCCGCCGTTGCTCAGTCTGGCCACGACCTGGTCGTACGCCTCCTGGGTGAAGACCACGTCGTCGGACACGAGCACGTCGTACGTGTTGAGCTGCCCCGCGTCCAGCAGGTGGACCTCAGGGGCGTTGCGCAGGCTCAGCCACGTCATCTCGTCGGCCTCGTCGACCACGACGAGCACGCGCCGCCCCTGCGTGACCTTGCGCAGCGCCTCGAGCGCGGCCTTGGTCTTGGGGGTCTCCCCCGTGACCAGCGAGCTGACCACGTGGACGCGGCCGCCGCTCGCGCGGTCGGACAGCGCGCCGCGCAGGGCGGCGGCCTTCATCTTCTTGGGCGTGCGCTGAGAGTAGTCACGCGGCAGGGGACCGTGAACGACCCCACCGCCGGCGAACTGCGGCGCACGGGTCGAGCCCTGACGGGCGCGGCCGGTGCCCTTCTGGCGGTACGGCTTCTTGCCGCCGCCGGAGACCTCACCACGGGTCTTGGCCTTGTGAGTGCCCTGCCGGCGAGCGGCGAGCTGGGCCACGACCACCTGGTGGATCAGCGGAACGTTGACCTTGGTGCCGAAGATGTTTTCGGGCAGGTCAACCGTGCCGGTCTTCGCCCCGCTGGGGTCGAGGACGTCGATAGTGGTGCTCACTTGGATGCCCCCTTCTTGGCAGCGGTACGGACGAGGACCAGGCTGCCGTTGGCGCCGGGGATCGCACCCTTGATCAGGATGAGACCGTTCTCGGCGTCCACGGAGTGAACCTTGAGGCTCTGCACAGTGGTGCGGACGTTACCCATCCGGCCAGCCATGCGCAGACCCTTGAAAACGCGGCCCGGGGTGGCGCAGCCACCGATGGAACCCGGCGAGCGGTGCTTGCGCTGCGTACCGTGCGACGCGCCCAGACCACCGAAGCCGTGCCGCTTCATGACACCGGCGAAGCCCTTGCCCTTGCTCTTGCCCGTCACGTCGACGAACTGGCCGGCCTCGAAGGTGTCGGCCAGCAGCTCCTGGCCCAGGGTGTAGTCGCTCGCGTCGTCGGTGCGGATCTCCGCGAAGTAACGGCGCGGGGTGATGTCGTGCTTACGCAGGTAGTCGCCGAGCGGCTTGTTGACCTTCCGGGGGTCGACCTGCCCGAAGCCGAGCTGGATGGCGGAGTAGCCGTCCTTCTCTGCGGTGCGGACGCGGGTCACCACGCACGGACCGGCCTCGACCACGGTCACCGGAACCATCCGGTTGTCCGCGTCGAAGACCTGGGTCATGCCGAGCTTCTTGCCCAGGACGCCCTTCATCGTCTTAGCCATGTCAGTGCGTTCCCTCAGAGCTTGATCGAAATGTCGACACCCGCGGGAAGGTCGAGCCGCATGAGCGAGTCAACCGTCTTGGGGGTCGGGTCGATGATGTCAATCAGCCGCTTGTGCGTGCGCATCTCGAAGTGCTCGCGGCTGTCCTTGTACTTGTGCGGCGAGCGGATGACGCAGTACACGTTCTTCTCGGTCGGCAGCGGCACCGGGCCCGCGACCTTCGCGCCAGTCCGCGTCACCGTCTCGACGATCTTCTTGGCCGAGCTGTCGATGACCTCGTGGTCATAGGCCTTGAGCCGAATGCGGATCTTCTGTCCCGCCATAGTGGCCTCGGTGTCCTTCGCTGTCGTCTGAAAAAGTATCGTGCGGCCTGTTGCCGCTGTGCTGGTGCAGGCCAGAGCCTGCTTGACCCCACGAGGCAGACGCAGTCGATCTGCCATTTCTTCCGTGATCCGGCAGTGACTTCGGTCACGAGGCCGAAGCTACTGCTGGATCACGGCGCTTTGCGTGAGGCTCTTACGTGGTGCGGCGGTCGGACCCGGATGTTCGGGGCCGACCGCCGCCCCGACGGTCTAGCTACTTGATGATCTTCACGACCCGGCCGGCGCCGACGGTGCGGCCACCCTCACGGATCGCGAACTTGAGGCCTTCCTCCATGGCGATGGGCTGGATCAGCTCAACGCGCATTTCGGTGTTGTCGCCCGGCATGACCATCTCGGTGCCCTCAGGGAGGTGCACGACACCGGTCACGTCAGTCGTACGGAAGTAGAACTGCGGGCGGTAGTTGTTGAAGAACGGCGTGTGGCGGCCGCCCTCGTCCTTGGACAGGATGTAGACCTGGCCGGTGAAATCGGTGTGCGGGGTCGTCGTGCCCGGCTTGATGATGCACTGGCCGCGCTCGACGTCGTCGCGCTTGATGCCGCGGAGCAGCAGGGCGGCGTTGTCACCGGCGTGACCCTCGTCGAGCATCTTGTTGAACATCTCGATGCTGGTGACGGTGGTCGTGGTCTTCTCCGGCTTGATGCCGATGATGTCGACCTGCTCGTTGACCTTGACGATGCCGCGCTCGATACGGCCGGTGACGACCGTGCCGCGACCGGTGATCGAGAAGACGTCCTCGACCGGCATGAGGAACGGCTTGTCCGTCTCACGCGGCGGCTCGGGAACGTTCTCGTCCACGGCGTTCATCAGCTCGACGATGCTGTCGGCCCACTTCTCGTCGCCCTCGAGAGCCTTGAGCGCGGAGACGCGGACGACCGGCAGGTCGTCGCCGGGGAACTCCTGAGCGGACAGAAGCTCACGGACCTCCAGCTCGACGAGCTCGAGGATCTCCTCGTCGTCCACCATGTCGGCCTTGTTGAGGGCCACGACGATGTAGGGGACGCCGACCTGGCGGGCCAGGAGGACGTGCTCCTTCGTCTGCGGCATCGGGCCGTCGGTGGCGGCGACCACGAGGATGGCGCCGTCCATCTGAGCGGCACCGGTGATCATGTTCTTTACGTAGTCCGCGTGACCAGGGCAGTCAACGTGCGCGTAGTGACGCTTCTCCGTCTGGTACTCGACGTGCGCGATCGAGATCGTGATGCCACGAGCCTTCTCCTCCGGCGCCTTGTCGATCTTGTCGAACGGGGTCGCCTTGTTCAGCTCGGGGAAACGGTCGTGAAGCACCTTGGTGATCGCCGCGGTCAGCGTGGTCTTGCCGTGGTCGATGTGTCCAATGGTGCCGATGTTCATGTGCGGCTTGGTCCGCTCGAACTTGGCCTTGCCCACTGGTTCTCTCCTTGAGAATCTGACTGACTTTCGTCTACACACTCGGGCCCGGGAACTCCCGAACCCCTTGGCGGCGGGGTGGCTCGCACCACCCCACCAGGGACCAGGACAGAAGTCCTGGCTCGATCCCTCGCGGGATCGGACCAGGAACTACTCGCCCCGGGCCTTCGCGACGATCTCCTTCGCGATGCCCGGAGGCACCTCCGAGTAGGAGTCGAACTGCATGCTGTAGCTCGCGCGCCCCTGCGTCTTGCTACGCAGGTCACCCACGTAGCCGAACATCTCAGACAGCGGCACGAGCGCCGTGACGACACGGGCGCCGGCCCGCTCGTCCATGGACTGGATCTGCCCGCGGCGACCGTTGAGGTCGCCGATGACGTCACCCATGTAGTCCTCGGGCGTGGTGACCTCGACGGCCATCATCGGCTCGAGGAGCACGGCGTCCGCCTTGCGCGCGGCCTCCTTGAAGGCCATCGAGCCAGCGATCTTGAACGCCATCTCCGAGGAGTCGACGTCGTGCGCGGCACCGTCGACCAGCGTAACCTTCACGCCGACCATCGGGTAACCGGCCAGCACGCCGAACTCGGCGGCCTCCTGAGCGCCCGCGTCGACCGAGGGGATGTATTCCCTCGGGACCCGGCCACCCGTGACCTTGTTCTCGAACTCGTAGCCGTCGTTGCCCTCGCCCAGCGGCTCGAGGTTGATGATGACCCGCGCGAACTGACCGGAACCACCGGTCTGCTTCTTGTGGGTGTAGTCGAGCTTCTCCACCTTGCGGCGGATCGTCTCGCGGTAGGCAACCTGCGGACGGCCGACGTTGGCCTCGACCTTGAACTCGCGACGCATACGGTCGACGAGGATCTCCAGGTGAAGCTCGCCCATGCCCCAGATGACCGTCTGGCCGGTCTCCTCGTCACGGCGGACCTGGAAGGACGGGTCCTCCTCGGCCAGCCGCTGGATCGCGGTCGACAGCTTCTCCTGGTCACCCTTGGTCTTGGGCTCGATGGCGACGTTGATCACCGGAGCCGGGAACGTCATCGACTCGAGGACGACCTGGTTCGCCGGGTCAGAGAGGGTGTCACCAGTGGTGGTGTCCTTCAGACCCATGACCGCCACGATCTGACCAGCGATCGCCGAGGGGCGCTCTTCGCGCTTGTTGGCGTGCATCTGGTAGATCTTGCCGATCCGCTCCTTCTTGCCCTTCACAGAGTTGACAACCTGTGAACCGGTGTCGAGCGTGCCCGAGTAGATGCGGATGTAAGTGAGCTTGCCCAGGTGCGGGTCGCTGGCGATCTTGAACGCCAGAGCGGAGAACGGCTCGGCCGGGTCCGCGTGGCGCTCGATCACCTGGTCCTCCTTGCCGACCGCGTGACCCTTGAAGGCCTTGAGGTCGGTCGGGGCGGGGAGGTAGGCGACAATCGCGTCGAGCAGGGGCTGCACGCCCTTGTTCTTGAACGCGGTCCCGCACAGCACCGGGTTGATGGCGCTGGCCAGCGTGGCGCGGCGAATGGCCGCCACCAGCTGCTCCTCGGTGGGCTCCTGCCCCTCGAGGAAGAGCTCCATCAGCTCGTCGTCGTTCTCGGCGACGGTCTCGATGAGACGGTCCCGCCACTCGCGAGCGGCCTCGGCGTGGTCGGCCGGGATGTCGACGGTGTCGTACATCTCGCCCTTGGCAGCCTCGGCGCTCCAGATGAGACCCTTCATCTTGATGAGGTCGATGACGCCCTTGAAGTCGGCCTCAACGCCCCACGGAAGCTGGATCACAGCCGGGGTCGCACCCAGGCGGGTGACCATCATCTCGACGCAGCGGTGGAACTCCGCGCCGACCCGGTCCATCTTGTTGACGAAGCAGATCCGGGGAACTTCGTAGCGGTCAGCCTGGCGCCACACCGTCTCCGACTGCGGCTCGACACCCGCGACGCCGTCGAACACGGCGACAGCACCGTCGAGGACGCGGAGCGAACGCTCCACCTCGATGGTGAAGTCCACGTGACCCGGAGTGTCGATGATGTTGATGGTGTGACCGATCCACTCACAGGTGGTCGCGGCAGACGTGATCGTGATGCCGCGCTCCTGCTCCTGCTCCATCCAGTCCATCGTGGCAGCGCCCTCGTGGACTTCACCGATCTTGTAGTTGATGCCGGTGTAGAACAGGATGCGCTCGGTCGTGGTGGTCTTGCCCGCGTCGATATGGGCCATGATCCCAATGTTGCGGACCTTGGCCAGGTCAAGAGCGGTCGTAGCGGCCACTTTAACTCGCGTCCTCGTCGTCTCGTCGAACCCGCTGTTACCAGCGGTAGTGGGCGAAGGCCTTGTTGGACTCGGCCATCTTGTGGGTGTCCTCGCGCTTCTTGACGCTCGCCCCGAGGCCGTTGCTGGCGTCGAGGAGCTCGTTCATGAGGCGCTCGGTCATGGTCTTCTCGCGGCGGGCGCGGGAGTATTGCACCAGCCAGCGCAGGGCCAGGGTGGTGCTGCGCGCGGCGCGCACCTCAACCGGCACCTGGTAGGTCGCGCCACCGACACGGCGGCTGCGGACCTCGAGAGTCGGCTTGACGTTGTCGAGCGCGCGCTTCAGGGTGACGACCGGGTCGTTGCCCGTCTTCTCCCTGCAGCCCTCGAGGGCGCCGTAGACGATCGACTGCGCGATGGAGCGCTTGCCGTCCAGGAGCACCTTGTTGATCAGAGCGGTCACCAGCGGCGAGCTGTAAACCGGGTCAGCCATGAGCTGACGACGGCCAGGAGAACCCTTACGAGGCATTGTTAGCTCTTCTCCTTCTTCGCGCCGTAGCGGCTACGGGCCTGCTTGCGGTTGCGGACACCCTGGGTGTCCAGCGAACCGCGGATGATCTTGTAGCGAACACCAGGCAGGTCCTTCACACGACCGCCACGCACGAGCACGATGGAGTGCTCCTGCAGGTTGTGACCCACACCGGGGATGTAGGCCGTGACCTCAATGCCGTTCGTGAGCCGAACGCGGGCCACCTTACGCAGTGCCGAGTTGGGCTTCTTCGGGGTCGTGGTGTAGACGCGCTGGCACACGCCGCGCCGCTGCGGACTCCCCTTGAGGGCAGGAGTCTTGGTCTTAGAGACCTTGTCCTGCCGGCCCTTGCGGACCAACTGCTGAATAGTGGGCACTGCCACTCCGTTTCGTGCCTTGGCCGGTGTTACGTCAGTTGTGATGCATTTCGCAGGTTCTGCCGGTGTCATGACCTGCTGGTTTTCTCTGTCTCGGTGCCCCCGCGCTCGGGCGTGTCGCGCTATTCACGCAGACGTCCCGCGAGGTTTACGAGCCAGGAAGCCGTCCCGCACTCGTAATGAGCGCACGGTCGAGAGCCCGCATAGAGACGGGCACGATGTCCAAGACTACCCAGGCCCATGCGACACGTCAAAACGGCGCGGCAAGGCTGATCAGCCATGCCACTCCGGGTCGCCGGGGCCTATCTCATCCAGCCCATCTACAGCTCCACGCTCATGATATAGGCTCCCGCCGCCTTCCGTCCCCGGTACGCCCAACCGTCACCCGACCGCGACCAATCGCCACCCCCCACCACGGCCCACAGCGCACCGTAGAGACGAGCGGCTCACGCCCCGCCCTGGAACTCGGCCCCCTGTGCGTCGTAACGGCGGTGCACCACTGAAGGGCTCAGAAACCGTCTCCCTGGAGGGCCCTCAGCCCCGAGCGGCGACTGGGCCGCCACGGCACCGCCGTAACGAAAGAAGGGGTTGAACGCAGCGCGCCCGGACTTGGTGCGAGACGGACCCCGGCCGCAGAACCGCACGGGTTTGAACGCAGCGCGCCCGGACTTGGTGCGAGACGGACCCCGGCCGGGAACGCAGCGCGCCCGGGCCTCTTGGACAAGAGACCCGGGCGCGTCACCTACAGGCGATCAAGAATTCATCGGTTGTACTGGCCGAAGTCGTACTCCTCCAGCGGGACCGCCTCGCCACTGCCGGTGCCGAAGGTGTAGTCCGCCGCGGTGCCGTCGTAGCCACCGACGGTGTACATGGCCGCCTTGGCCTCTTCGGTCGGCTCCACCCGGATGTTCCGGTACTGCGGCATGCCGGTGCCGGCCGGGATGAGCTTACCGATGATGACGTTCTCCTTCAGACCCAGCAGCGAGTCGGACTTGGCGTGGATCGCCGCGTCCGTCAGCACCCTGGTCGTCTCCTGGAAGGACGCCGCCGACAGCCACGACTCGGTCGCGAGCGAGGCCTTCGTGATGCCCATGAGCACCGGACGACCGGCGGCCGGAGAGCCGCCCTCCGCCACCGTCTCGCGATTCATCAGCTCGAAGCGCGGCCGCTCGACGAGCTCGCCGGGCAGCAGGTCGGTGTCGCCGGACTCCAGGACGTTGACCCGCTTGAGCATCTGCCGAACGATGATCTCGATGTGCTTGTCGTGGATCGACACACCCTGGGACCGGTAGACCTGCTGGACCTCCGCCACCAGGTGCAGCTGCACGGCCCGCGGGCCGAGGATGCGCAGCACCTCGTTGGGGTTGACCGCACCGGCGACCAGCTGCTGGCCGACCGTGACCCGCTGGCCGTCCTGCACCAGCAGGCGCGACCGCATCGACACCGGGTAGGCGATCTCTTCCGAGCCGTCGTCCGGAGTGATGACGATCTTCCTGGTCTTGTCGGTCTCGTCGATGCGAGCCCGGCCCTCGGCCTCGGAGATCGGGGCGACACCCTTGGGGATGCGCGCCTCGAACAGCTCCGTGACACGGGGCAGACCGTGGGTGATGTCGGCGCCGGCCACACCACCGGTGTGGAAGGTCCGCATCGTCAGCTGCGTGCCGGGCTCACCGATCGACTGGGCGGCGATGATGCCGACCGCCTCGCCGACGTCCACGAGCTTGCCGGTGGCCAGCGAGCGGCCGTAGCAGGTCGCGCAGACACCGATCTTCGCCTCGCAGACGAGCGCGCTGCGCGTGCGCACCGTCTCGACCCCGGCCTCGACCAGCTTCGTCACGTGGGTGTCGTTGATGTCGACGCCCGCCGGGACGATGACCTTGCCGTCGGCCTCGACGTCCTCGGCCAGGATGCGGCCGTGCACGTTGGACTCGGCGTTCTCCGCCTTGACCAGGTTGCCCGACGCGTCGCGGTCGGCCACGTGCAGCGGGACCGCGCGGTCGGTGCCGCAGTCGATCTCGCGCACGATGACGTCCTGTGCGACGTCCACCAGACGACGGGTCAGGTAACCCGAGTCGGCGGTACGCAGCGCGGTGTCGGCCAGACCCTTCCGCTGACCGTGGGTGGAGATGAAGTATTCCAGCACCGACAGGCCCTCGCGGAACGAGGCCTTGATCGGCCGCGGGATCGTCTCACCCTTGGTGTTGGACACCAGGCCACGGATGCCGGCGATCTGCCGGACCTGCATCTTGTTACCACGGGCGCCGGAGTTGACCATCATCCAGACCGGGTTGGTCGCCGGGAAGGCGTTGACCATGTCGGTCTCGACGTCGGCCGTCGCGTGCGTCCAGATCTCGATGAGCTCCTGACGGCGCTCCTCGTCGGTGATCAGACCGCGCTCGTACTCGCGCTGGACCTTGTCGGCCCGGCGCTCGTAGTTTTCCATGATGTCGGTCTTGTTGGGCGGCGCGACGACGTCCTCGATCGAGATCGTGACACCGGAGCGGGTCGCCCAGCGGAAGCCGGCGTCCTTGAGCGCGTCGAGCGAGTTGGCGACCTCGATCTTGGGGTAGGTCTCCGCCAGCTCGTTCACGATCGTGGACAGCTGCTTCTTGCCGACCTGGAAGTCGACGAACGGGTAGCTCTCGGGCAGCGTCTGGTTGAACAGGCACCGGCCGAAGGTCGTCTCCAGCCTGATCGCGTCGCCCTGCTCCCAGCCCTCGGGTGCCACCCAGTCGCGCGGCGGCAGGACATCGTCCTTTAGCCGGATCTGGATCTTCGCCTGGATCTCCAGCTCGCCGCGGTCGAAGGCCATCTGCGCCTCGGCGATCGAGCCGAACACGCGGCCCTCGCCGATCGCGCCGTCCTTCTGGGTGGTCAGCCAGTAGAGGCCGATGACCATGTCCTGGGTGGGCATCGTCACGGGCTTGCCGTCGGCCGGCTTGAGGATGTTGTTGGTCGAGAGCATCAGGATGCGTGCCTCGGCCTGGGCCTCAGCCGACAGCGGCAGGTGCACGGCCATCTGGTCGCCGTCGAAGTCCGCGTTGAACGCGGTGCAGACGAGCGGGTGGATCTGGATGGCCTTGCCCTCGACCAGCTGCGGCTCGAACGCCTGGATGCCCAGGCGGTGGAGCGTCGGAGCGCGGTTGAGCAGCACCGGGTGCTCGGTGATGACCTCTTCGAGCACGTCCCACACCACGGGGCGGGCGCGCTCGACCATCCGCTTGGCCGACTTGATGTTCTGCGCGTGGTTGAGGTCCACGAGCCTCTTCATCACGAACGGCTTGAACAGCTCCAGCGCCATCTGCTTGGGCAGACCGCACTGGTGCAGCTTGAGCTGCGGGCCGACGACGATGACCGAACGGCCGGAGTAGTCGACTCGCTTGCCCAGCAGGTTCTGGCGGAAACGACCCTGCTTACCCTTCAGCATGTCGCTGAGGGACTTCAGCGGACGGTTGCCGGGACCGGTGACCGGGCGACCGCGGCGGCCGTTGTCGAACAGCGCGTCCACGGCCTCCTGGAGCATCCGCTTCTCGTTGTTCACGATGATCTCGGGCGCGCCGAGGTCGAGAAGCCTCTTGAGGCGGTTGTTCCGGTTGATGACCCGGCGGTAGAGGTCGTTGAGGTCCGAGGTCGCGAACCGGCCACCGTCGAGCTGCACCATCGGGCGCAGGTCCGGCGGGATGACCGGAATGCAGTCCAGCACCATGCCACGCGGCGAGTTCGTGGTGTTGAGGAACGCGGACACGACCTTGAGCCGCTTGAGCGCGCGGGCCTTCTTCTGGCCCTTGCCGCTGCGGATGGTCTCGCGCAGGTTCTCCGACTCGACATCGAGGTCGAAGCTGATCAGGCGGTCCTGGATCGCCTGCGCGCCCATGCCGCCCTTGAAGTAGCGGCCGAAGCGGTCGCGCATCTCGCGGTAGAGCAGCTCGTCGCCCTCGAGGTCCTGGACCTTGAGGTTCTTGAAGCGGCTCCAGACCTCGTCGAGCCGGTCCAGCTCGCGCTGGGCCCGGTCGCGCAGCTGACGCATCTCGCGCTCGGCGCCCTCGCGGACCTTGCGGCGCTGGTCGCCCTTGGCGCCGG includes:
- the rplB gene encoding 50S ribosomal protein L2, whose translation is MGIRKYKPTTPGRRGSSVSDFSEITRSEPEKSLLAPLHGKGGRNVHGRVTARHQGGGHKRAYRIIDFRRHDKDGIPAKVAHIEYDPNRTANIALLHYADGEKRYIIAPTGLKQGDRIENGPAADIKPGNCLPLRNIPTGTFIHAVELRPGGGAKLGRSAGAQIQLLAKEGQYATLRMPSGEMRMVDVRCRATVGQVGNAEQANINWGKAGRMRWKGKRPTVRGVAMNPVDHPHGGGEGKTSGGRHPVNPKGKPEGRTRQANKSSDRLIIRRRSKRKKR
- the rplW gene encoding 50S ribosomal protein L23, whose amino-acid sequence is MDKIADPRDVIIKPVVSEKSYGLIDEHNKYTFLVKTTANKTQVKIAVEQIFGVKVTDVNTINRQGKRKRTRTGFGKRPDTKRAIVSLVEGDRIDIFGQIG
- the rplD gene encoding 50S ribosomal protein L4, translated to MSTTIDVLDPSGAKTGTVDLPENIFGTKVNVPLIHQVVVAQLAARRQGTHKAKTRGEVSGGGKKPYRQKGTGRARQGSTRAPQFAGGGVVHGPLPRDYSQRTPKKMKAAALRGALSDRASGGRVHVVSSLVTGETPKTKAALEALRKVTQGRRVLVVVDEADEMTWLSLRNAPEVHLLDAGQLNTYDVLVSDDVVFTQEAYDQVVARLSNGGKEEA
- the rplC gene encoding 50S ribosomal protein L3 gives rise to the protein MAKTMKGVLGKKLGMTQVFDADNRMVPVTVVEAGPCVVTRVRTAEKDGYSAIQLGFGQVDPRKVNKPLGDYLRKHDITPRRYFAEIRTDDASDYTLGQELLADTFEAGQFVDVTGKSKGKGFAGVMKRHGFGGLGASHGTQRKHRSPGSIGGCATPGRVFKGLRMAGRMGNVRTTVQSLKVHSVDAENGLILIKGAIPGANGSLVLVRTAAKKGASK
- the rpsJ gene encoding 30S ribosomal protein S10, with the protein product MAGQKIRIRLKAYDHEVIDSSAKKIVETVTRTGAKVAGPVPLPTEKNVYCVIRSPHKYKDSREHFEMRTHKRLIDIIDPTPKTVDSLMRLDLPAGVDISIKL
- the tuf gene encoding elongation factor Tu; translated protein: MGKAKFERTKPHMNIGTIGHIDHGKTTLTAAITKVLHDRFPELNKATPFDKIDKAPEEKARGITISIAHVEYQTEKRHYAHVDCPGHADYVKNMITGAAQMDGAILVVAATDGPMPQTKEHVLLARQVGVPYIVVALNKADMVDDEEILELVELEVRELLSAQEFPGDDLPVVRVSALKALEGDEKWADSIVELMNAVDENVPEPPRETDKPFLMPVEDVFSITGRGTVVTGRIERGIVKVNEQVDIIGIKPEKTTTTVTSIEMFNKMLDEGHAGDNAALLLRGIKRDDVERGQCIIKPGTTTPHTDFTGQVYILSKDEGGRHTPFFNNYRPQFYFRTTDVTGVVHLPEGTEMVMPGDNTEMRVELIQPIAMEEGLKFAIREGGRTVGAGRVVKIIK
- the fusA gene encoding elongation factor G, which gives rise to MAHIDAGKTTTTERILFYTGINYKIGEVHEGAATMDWMEQEQERGITITSAATTCEWIGHTINIIDTPGHVDFTIEVERSLRVLDGAVAVFDGVAGVEPQSETVWRQADRYEVPRICFVNKMDRVGAEFHRCVEMMVTRLGATPAVIQLPWGVEADFKGVIDLIKMKGLIWSAEAAKGEMYDTVDIPADHAEAAREWRDRLIETVAENDDELMELFLEGQEPTEEQLVAAIRRATLASAINPVLCGTAFKNKGVQPLLDAIVAYLPAPTDLKAFKGHAVGKEDQVIERHADPAEPFSALAFKIASDPHLGKLTYIRIYSGTLDTGSQVVNSVKGKKERIGKIYQMHANKREERPSAIAGQIVAVMGLKDTTTGDTLSDPANQVVLESMTFPAPVINVAIEPKTKGDQEKLSTAIQRLAEEDPSFQVRRDEETGQTVIWGMGELHLEILVDRMRREFKVEANVGRPQVAYRETIRRKVEKLDYTHKKQTGGSGQFARVIINLEPLGEGNDGYEFENKVTGGRVPREYIPSVDAGAQEAAEFGVLAGYPMVGVKVTLVDGAAHDVDSSEMAFKIAGSMAFKEAARKADAVLLEPMMAVEVTTPEDYMGDVIGDLNGRRGQIQSMDERAGARVVTALVPLSEMFGYVGDLRSKTQGRASYSMQFDSYSEVPPGIAKEIVAKARGE
- the rpsG gene encoding 30S ribosomal protein S7; amino-acid sequence: MPRKGSPGRRQLMADPVYSSPLVTALINKVLLDGKRSIAQSIVYGALEGCREKTGNDPVVTLKRALDNVKPTLEVRSRRVGGATYQVPVEVRAARSTTLALRWLVQYSRARREKTMTERLMNELLDASNGLGASVKKREDTHKMAESNKAFAHYRW
- the rpsL gene encoding 30S ribosomal protein S12, producing the protein MPTIQQLVRKGRQDKVSKTKTPALKGSPQRRGVCQRVYTTTPKKPNSALRKVARVRLTNGIEVTAYIPGVGHNLQEHSIVLVRGGRVKDLPGVRYKIIRGSLDTQGVRNRKQARSRYGAKKEKS
- a CDS encoding DNA-directed RNA polymerase subunit beta' produces the protein MLDVNFFDELRIGLATADDIRQWSHGEVKKPETINYRTLKPEKDGLFCEKIFGPTRDWECYCGKYKRVRFKGIICERCGVEVTRAKVRRERMGHIELAAPVTHIWYFKGVPSRLGYLLDLAPKDLEKVIYFAAYMITHVDTEMRERDLPSLEAKISVERQHIEQRRDADVEARQKKLEADLGELEAAGAKGDQRRKVREGAEREMRQLRDRAQRELDRLDEVWSRFKNLKVQDLEGDELLYREMRDRFGRYFKGGMGAQAIQDRLISFDLDVESENLRETIRSGKGQKKARALKRLKVVSAFLNTTNSPRGMVLDCIPVIPPDLRPMVQLDGGRFATSDLNDLYRRVINRNNRLKRLLDLGAPEIIVNNEKRMLQEAVDALFDNGRRGRPVTGPGNRPLKSLSDMLKGKQGRFRQNLLGKRVDYSGRSVIVVGPQLKLHQCGLPKQMALELFKPFVMKRLVDLNHAQNIKSAKRMVERARPVVWDVLEEVITEHPVLLNRAPTLHRLGIQAFEPQLVEGKAIQIHPLVCTAFNADFDGDQMAVHLPLSAEAQAEARILMLSTNNILKPADGKPVTMPTQDMVIGLYWLTTQKDGAIGEGRVFGSIAEAQMAFDRGELEIQAKIQIRLKDDVLPPRDWVAPEGWEQGDAIRLETTFGRCLFNQTLPESYPFVDFQVGKKQLSTIVNELAETYPKIEVANSLDALKDAGFRWATRSGVTISIEDVVAPPNKTDIMENYERRADKVQREYERGLITDEERRQELIEIWTHATADVETDMVNAFPATNPVWMMVNSGARGNKMQVRQIAGIRGLVSNTKGETIPRPIKASFREGLSVLEYFISTHGQRKGLADTALRTADSGYLTRRLVDVAQDVIVREIDCGTDRAVPLHVADRDASGNLVKAENAESNVHGRILAEDVEADGKVIVPAGVDINDTHVTKLVEAGVETVRTRSALVCEAKIGVCATCYGRSLATGKLVDVGEAVGIIAAQSIGEPGTQLTMRTFHTGGVAGADITHGLPRVTELFEARIPKGVAPISEAEGRARIDETDKTRKIVITPDDGSEEIAYPVSMRSRLLVQDGQRVTVGQQLVAGAVNPNEVLRILGPRAVQLHLVAEVQQVYRSQGVSIHDKHIEIIVRQMLKRVNVLESGDTDLLPGELVERPRFELMNRETVAEGGSPAAGRPVLMGITKASLATESWLSAASFQETTRVLTDAAIHAKSDSLLGLKENVIIGKLIPAGTGMPQYRNIRVEPTEEAKAAMYTVGGYDGTAADYTFGTGSGEAVPLEEYDFGQYNR